The Acipenser ruthenus chromosome 27, fAciRut3.2 maternal haplotype, whole genome shotgun sequence genome includes a window with the following:
- the LOC117432453 gene encoding D(4) dopamine receptor-like isoform X1 gives MHSNLTVTSNYTEQLPDSHYIFPALVFGILLIVVIICGNLLVCLSVWTEKALKTTTNYFIVSLAVADLLLAVLVLPLFVYSEFHGGVWTLNTVFCDALMTMDVMLCTASIFNLCAISVDRFIAVSIPLNYNRKHIDQRQIILLSTTWIFALAVASPVIFGINHVPDRDPTLCKLEDNNYIIYSSVCSFFIPCPIMLLLYCLMFRGLKKWEEARKTKLKNSMHASMKFQSGHSLPQCPPPAIERDPADVKLKELNRYSHPDCTFPKEYKDGHTQTIALPKLKCVQAPSKKKRAKINGRERKAMKVLPVVVGVFLLCWTPFFVVHITRALCESCDISPELMSIVTWLGYVNSALNPIIYTVFNTEFRNFFGKFLRSCC, from the exons ATGCACAGCAACCTTACCGTTACCTCTAACTACACAGAACAGCTACCGGACAGTCATTACATCTTCCCCGCTCTGGTCTTCGGTATATTGCTAATAGTTGTTATAATTTGTGGTAACCTGCTGGTGTGCCTTAGTGTGTGGAcagaaaaagctttaaaaactaCAACCAACTACTTCATAGTCAGTCTGGCAGTGGCAGACCTGCTCCTAGCTGTACTGGTTTTGCCACTTTTCGTTTACTCGGAG TTCCACGGAGGAGTTTGGACCTTAAACACAGTGTTTTGCGATGCGCTGATGACAATGGATGTGATGCTGTGCACTGCCTCAATTTTCAACCTCTGCGCAATAAGTGTCGACCG GTTCATTGCCGTGTCCATTCCTCTAAACTATAACAGAAAGCACATCGACCAGAGACAAATAATTCTGCTCTCCACCACCTGGATTTTTGCATTAGCCGTGGCTTCCCCTGTGATCTTTGGGATAAACCATGTTCCTGACAGGGACCCGACCTTGTGTAAGCTGGAGGACAATAATTACATCATTTATTCCTCGGTTTGTTCCTTCTTCATTCCCTGCCCCATCATGCTGCTCCTGTACTGCCTGATGTTCCGGGGTTTAAAGAAGTGGGAGGAGGCACGCAAAACCAAGCTGAAGAACAGCATGCACGCCTCCATGAAGTTTCAAAGCGGACACTCCCTGCCTCAGTGCCCCCCTCCAGCTATCGAGAGGGATCCGGCTGATGTCAAACTGAAGGAACTCAATCGCTATTCTCATCCAGACTGCACATTTCCTAAGGAGTATAAGGATGGCCACACACAGACGATAGCATTACCAAAGCTGAAGTGTGTCCAGGCACCCTCTAAGAAGAAGCGAGCCAAAATCAACGGGCGGGAGAGGAAGGCAATGAAGGTGCTCCCGGTAGTTGTTG GTGTGTTTCTTCTCTGCTGGACTCCGTTTTTTGTGGTGCACATCACAAGAGCACTGTGCGAGTCCTGTGACATCTCCCCAGAGCTCATGAGCATCGTAACCTGGCTGGGGTACGTGAACAGTGCGTTGAACCCCATCATCTACACCGTCTTCAACACCGAATTTAGGAACTTTTTCGGCAAATTTTTGCGCAGTTGCTGTTAA
- the LOC117432453 gene encoding D(4) dopamine receptor-like isoform X2 — translation MTMDVMLCTASIFNLCAISVDRFIAVSIPLNYNRKHIDQRQIILLSTTWIFALAVASPVIFGINHVPDRDPTLCKLEDNNYIIYSSVCSFFIPCPIMLLLYCLMFRGLKKWEEARKTKLKNSMHASMKFQSGHSLPQCPPPAIERDPADVKLKELNRYSHPDCTFPKEYKDGHTQTIALPKLKCVQAPSKKKRAKINGRERKAMKVLPVVVGVFLLCWTPFFVVHITRALCESCDISPELMSIVTWLGYVNSALNPIIYTVFNTEFRNFFGKFLRSCC, via the exons ATGACAATGGATGTGATGCTGTGCACTGCCTCAATTTTCAACCTCTGCGCAATAAGTGTCGACCG GTTCATTGCCGTGTCCATTCCTCTAAACTATAACAGAAAGCACATCGACCAGAGACAAATAATTCTGCTCTCCACCACCTGGATTTTTGCATTAGCCGTGGCTTCCCCTGTGATCTTTGGGATAAACCATGTTCCTGACAGGGACCCGACCTTGTGTAAGCTGGAGGACAATAATTACATCATTTATTCCTCGGTTTGTTCCTTCTTCATTCCCTGCCCCATCATGCTGCTCCTGTACTGCCTGATGTTCCGGGGTTTAAAGAAGTGGGAGGAGGCACGCAAAACCAAGCTGAAGAACAGCATGCACGCCTCCATGAAGTTTCAAAGCGGACACTCCCTGCCTCAGTGCCCCCCTCCAGCTATCGAGAGGGATCCGGCTGATGTCAAACTGAAGGAACTCAATCGCTATTCTCATCCAGACTGCACATTTCCTAAGGAGTATAAGGATGGCCACACACAGACGATAGCATTACCAAAGCTGAAGTGTGTCCAGGCACCCTCTAAGAAGAAGCGAGCCAAAATCAACGGGCGGGAGAGGAAGGCAATGAAGGTGCTCCCGGTAGTTGTTG GTGTGTTTCTTCTCTGCTGGACTCCGTTTTTTGTGGTGCACATCACAAGAGCACTGTGCGAGTCCTGTGACATCTCCCCAGAGCTCATGAGCATCGTAACCTGGCTGGGGTACGTGAACAGTGCGTTGAACCCCATCATCTACACCGTCTTCAACACCGAATTTAGGAACTTTTTCGGCAAATTTTTGCGCAGTTGCTGTTAA